Proteins encoded in a region of the Suncus etruscus isolate mSunEtr1 chromosome 1, mSunEtr1.pri.cur, whole genome shotgun sequence genome:
- the NAGS gene encoding N-acetylglutamate synthase, mitochondrial: MATARLARALRATAAGSGGLRGPRGAGVPRRLSGSARGASPGRRLSTAWAPAQPAPEEAEGAEDRTPSPPAAQEPSRTPAPAPTGPPESPAAPAGRSLVQRDIQAFLNQCGASPGEARHWLSQFQTCHHPSDRPFAVIEVEEDVLKTPEDVATLAFALAFLQRMDMKPLVVLGLPAPTAPSGCLSFWEAKAQLAQSCKVLVDALRHNAAPAVPFFGGGSVLSAAEPAPHASYGGIVAVETDLLQWCLESGSVPILCPIGETAARRSVLLDSTEVTASLAKALQPTKIIFLNTTGGLRDSSDTVLSKVNLPGDLDLVTNAEWMSTKERQQMRLIVDVLSRLPHHASAVITAASSLLTELFSNKGSGTLFKNAERMLRVHSLDSLDQHRLVTLVNTSFGKKLRDDYLASLRHRLHSIYFSEGYNAAAILTVEPVLGGTPYLDKFVVSSSRQGQGSGQMLWECLRRDLQTLFWRSRVTNPINPWYFKHSDGSFSNKQWIFFWFGLSDIRDSYELVNHAKGLPDSFCKPASDPGS, translated from the exons ATGGCGACGGCCCGGTTGGCCCGGGCCCTGCGGGCCACCGCTGCGGGCAGCGGGGGGCTGCGTGGTCCCCGGGGCGCCGGGGTCCCCCGGAGGCTGAGCGGCAGCGCGCGGGGCGCCAGCCCGGGCCGGAGGCTCAGCACCGCCTGGGCGCCGGCTCAGCCCGCTCCCGAGGAGGCCGAGGGCGCCGAGGACCGCACCCCCTCGCCGCCCGCCGCCCAGGAGCCGTCCAGgacgcccgcgcccgcgcccacGGGGCCCCCCGAGTCCCCCGCGGCGCCCGCCGGCCGCTCGCTCGTGCAGAGGGACATCCAGGCCTTCCTGAACCAGTGCGGGGCCAGCCCCGGGGAGGCGCGCCACTGGCTCTCGCAGTTCCAGACCTGCCACCACCCGTCGGACAGGCCCTTCGCCGTCATCGAG GTGGAGGAGGACGTGCTCAAGACCCCCGAGGACGTGGCCACCCTGGCCTTCGCGCTCGCCTTCCTGCAGCGCATGGACATGAAGCCGCTGGTGGTCCTGGGCCTGCCGGCTCCCACGGCGCCCTCGGGCTGTCTGTCCTTCTGGGAGGCCAAGGCGCAGCTGGCCCAGAGCTGCAAGGTGCTGGTGGACGCGCTGCGGCACAATGCAGCCCCGGCCGTGCCCTTCTTTGGCGGGGGGTCCGTGCTGAGTGCCGCCGAGCCAGCGCCGCATGCCAG CTACGGCGGCATTGTGGCGGTGGAGACCGACCTGCTGCAGTGGTGCCTGGAGTCCGGCAGCGTCCCCATCCTGTGCCCCATCGGGGAGACGGCCGCGCGCCGCTCCGTGCTCCTGGACTCGACGGAGGTGACCGCGTCGCTGGCGAAGGCGCTGCAACCCACCAAAATCATCTTCCTCAACACTACCGGCGGCCTGCGCGACAGCAGTGACACG GTCCTGAGTAAAGTGAACCTGCCGGGTGACCTGGACCTGGTGACCAATGCCGAGTGGATGAGCACCAAGGAGAGGCAGCAGATGCGGCTCATCGTGGATGTGCTCAGCCGCCTGCCCCACCACGCCTCGGCCGTCATCACGGCGGCCAGCTCGCTGCTCACTGAGCTCTTCAGTAACAAGG gctcagggaccctgtTCAAGAACGCTGAGCGGATGCTGCGAGTGCACAGCCTGGACAGCCTGGACCAGCACCGCCTGGTGACCCTGGTGAATACCAGCTTCGGCAAGAAGCTCCGGGACGACTACTTGGCCTCGCTGCGCCACCGGCTGCACTCCATCTACTTCTCCGAGGG ATACAACGCAGCCGCCATCCTGACCGTGGAGCCGGTCCTGGGAGGCACCCCATATCTGGACAAGTTTGTGGTGAGCTCCAGCCGCCAGGGCCAAGGCTCGGGGCAGATGCTGTGGGAATGCCTTCGCAGGGACCTGCAGACGCTTTTCTGGCGCTCCAGGGTCACCAACCCCATCAACCCGTG GTACTTCAAGCATAGCGATGGCAGCTTCTCCAACAAGCAGTGGATCTTCTTCTGGTTTGGCCTATCTGATATCCGGGACTCCTATGAACTGGTCAACCATGCCAAAGGGTTGCCAGACTCCTTCTGCAAGCCAGCTTCTGACCCAGGCAGCTGA